The proteins below come from a single Asanoa ferruginea genomic window:
- a CDS encoding GNAT family N-acetyltransferase: MNLAALDDNLARHASHLHHATPGMRLLAEGDVLVCDSGLPDDTFNIVAAARFSTDNRIAETVALLRATGRPFTWWVGPSSTPADLSDRLLAAGLPVAERELAMWCPTGPRPATDREVRVVATPAELADWASVVAANWSPPSPTVLEFFARTAAGSLAADSPARYLIGYADGRPVAAAELFYGAGVAGFYNVCTLAPHRRRGWATELVSFGLGLAATDGYDTAILQAAETAISVYAHLGFEPCGDVVEHAVRPGHRD; the protein is encoded by the coding sequence GTGAACCTCGCGGCGCTCGACGACAACCTGGCCCGGCACGCGTCCCACCTGCACCACGCCACGCCCGGCATGCGACTGCTCGCCGAGGGCGACGTGCTGGTCTGCGACAGCGGCCTGCCGGACGACACGTTCAACATCGTGGCGGCGGCCCGCTTCAGCACCGACAACCGGATAGCGGAAACCGTGGCGCTGCTCCGGGCGACCGGCCGCCCGTTCACCTGGTGGGTCGGCCCGAGCTCGACCCCGGCGGACCTGTCCGACCGGTTGCTGGCGGCCGGCCTGCCGGTGGCCGAACGCGAGCTGGCGATGTGGTGCCCGACCGGCCCGCGTCCGGCTACGGACCGGGAGGTCCGAGTCGTCGCGACGCCGGCCGAGCTGGCGGATTGGGCGTCGGTGGTCGCGGCCAACTGGTCGCCGCCGTCGCCGACGGTGCTGGAGTTCTTCGCACGCACCGCCGCCGGATCATTAGCGGCGGATAGCCCGGCGCGCTACCTGATCGGGTATGCCGACGGGCGCCCGGTCGCGGCGGCGGAACTCTTCTACGGCGCGGGAGTAGCTGGTTTCTACAACGTCTGCACGCTGGCGCCGCACCGCCGCCGGGGCTGGGCTACCGAGCTGGTCTCCTTCGGCCTCGGCCTAGCTGCGACGGACGGTTACGACACCGCGATTCTCCAGGCAGCCGAGACCGCCATCAGCGTCTACGCCCACCTGGGCTTCGAGCCGTGCGGCGACGTGGTCGAGCATGCTGTGCGGCCAGGCCACCGCGACTGA
- a CDS encoding polyprenyl synthetase family protein — translation MPLAPPPQRSAPLGDERLRAAIDDTLTAFLRHECTTLESTDPALRPFAALARDSVLAGGKRLRPTFAHWGWRGVAGAGPADEPVLPAFAALELLHAFALIHDDVMDGSVTRRGRPTAHQVLAAQHTGAGRAGPADRFGTAGAVLVGDLCLVWADRLLARAEVPATALLAARHCYDQMRVEAIAGQYLDVLGDAEPDRWSVDRALRVARLKTASYTVTRPLLFGAALTGGGAAVAEAYQRYGDAVGEAFQLRDDLLGVFGDPAETGKPAGDDLRTGKPTVLLLLARRLATAAQAAELGRTGSPGEIDRIAEIVADTGAVAVVDAMIDNRVSAALAALDRAPIDGSTRAALSALAVAATQRRS, via the coding sequence CTGCCTCTGGCCCCGCCGCCGCAACGCTCCGCACCCCTGGGCGACGAGCGGCTCCGGGCCGCGATCGATGACACCCTCACCGCGTTCCTCCGGCACGAATGCACCACCCTCGAGTCCACCGACCCGGCGCTTCGCCCGTTCGCGGCGCTGGCCCGCGACAGCGTGCTGGCCGGCGGCAAGCGCCTGCGGCCGACGTTCGCACACTGGGGCTGGCGCGGCGTCGCCGGTGCCGGGCCCGCCGACGAGCCGGTGCTGCCGGCTTTCGCCGCGCTCGAGTTGCTGCACGCGTTCGCGTTGATCCACGACGACGTGATGGACGGCTCGGTGACCCGGCGCGGTCGGCCGACCGCACACCAGGTGCTCGCCGCTCAGCACACCGGCGCGGGCCGGGCCGGCCCCGCCGATCGGTTCGGCACCGCCGGCGCCGTGCTGGTGGGCGACCTGTGCCTCGTGTGGGCCGATCGGCTGCTGGCCCGGGCCGAGGTGCCGGCGACCGCGCTGCTGGCGGCCCGCCACTGCTACGACCAGATGCGCGTCGAGGCCATCGCAGGGCAATATCTCGACGTGCTCGGCGACGCCGAGCCCGACCGCTGGTCGGTCGATCGGGCGCTGCGGGTGGCCCGGCTGAAGACCGCCAGCTACACGGTTACCCGGCCGCTGCTGTTCGGTGCTGCCCTGACCGGCGGCGGGGCGGCGGTTGCCGAGGCCTACCAGCGCTATGGCGACGCCGTCGGAGAGGCATTCCAGCTCCGCGACGACCTGCTTGGGGTGTTCGGCGACCCGGCGGAGACCGGCAAACCGGCGGGCGACGACCTGCGGACCGGCAAGCCCACCGTGTTGCTGCTGCTCGCGCGCCGCTTGGCCACCGCGGCGCAGGCGGCCGAGCTGGGCCGGACCGGTAGTCCAGGAGAAATCGACCGCATCGCGGAGATCGTCGCTGATACTGGCGCGGTGGCCGTGGTCGACGCCATGATCGACAATCGGGTCAGTGCCGCCCTCGCCGCGCTGGACCGGGCGCCGATCGACGGCAGCACCCGGGCCGCCCTGAGCGCGCTCGCGGTCGCGGCCACCCAACGGCGATCGTGA
- a CDS encoding polysaccharide deacetylase family protein gives MSRRVAVAAALVVLTLLVGSRWTTNRSAVLANQRSTVTASPPEVRPTTAAPSPSATPPDVVVAPKPKPKPKPAGSGPFGSMKLTGRKQVALTFDDGPHPMWTPKVLDRLKAAHVKATFCVVGTQVKKYPSLMRRIVREGHTLCNHSWNHELDLGKRPAAEIKANLEATNRAIRAAVPNAKIRYFRQPGGEWTDSVVKVSSSLGMKPLGWDVDPRDWEISDAKLIGSRVISHSRPGSIILMHDGGGDRNGTLVACPNVIKNLRSRFGITQLH, from the coding sequence ATGTCGAGACGCGTCGCGGTCGCTGCCGCGCTGGTCGTCCTCACGCTGCTGGTCGGCTCACGCTGGACGACCAACAGATCCGCCGTGCTGGCCAATCAGCGCAGCACGGTCACGGCCAGCCCGCCCGAGGTGCGGCCGACCACCGCGGCGCCCTCGCCGTCTGCCACTCCGCCCGACGTGGTCGTGGCGCCCAAACCCAAACCGAAGCCCAAGCCGGCCGGCAGCGGGCCGTTCGGCAGCATGAAGCTGACCGGTCGCAAGCAGGTGGCGCTCACCTTCGACGACGGCCCGCACCCGATGTGGACGCCGAAGGTGCTCGACCGCCTCAAGGCTGCCCACGTGAAGGCGACCTTCTGCGTGGTTGGCACGCAGGTCAAGAAATACCCCTCGCTGATGAGGCGGATCGTCCGCGAGGGGCACACGCTCTGCAACCACAGTTGGAACCACGAACTCGACCTGGGCAAGCGCCCGGCCGCCGAGATCAAGGCCAACCTGGAGGCGACCAACCGAGCGATCCGCGCGGCAGTGCCCAACGCGAAGATCCGCTACTTCCGGCAACCCGGCGGCGAGTGGACCGACAGCGTGGTCAAGGTCAGCTCCTCGCTGGGCATGAAACCGCTGGGCTGGGACGTCGACCCGCGCGACTGGGAGATCTCCGACGCCAAGCTGATCGGCTCCCGGGTGATCTCCCACTCCCGCCCGGGCTCGATCATCCTGATGCACGACGGCGGCGGCGACCGCAACGGCACCCTGGTCGCCTGCCCTAACGTGATCAAGAACCTCCGCAGCCGGTTCGGGATCACCCAACTCCACTGA
- a CDS encoding ABC transporter substrate-binding protein: MLVSRGARHMAIAVCAALVLASAACGKDAPPPDTADSAGTPARLYGTDGNMINTFGDEFKDQAGMLAGMKGTTPLAPLSEDFKARIKALRPELTDYTYAGETYDAIVISALAAQQAGSIDPTKIANQINSVTTGGTECETVPACLALARDGADLQYRGVSLKRGGFTDAGEPSTASYATLHFGSGDRLDDSKTEYVGAGDESTTSTKKPPKTSAAPDKIDPLKIGGLLPETGDLALAYPPMEAAAALAIQELNAAGGVFGQDVVWVPGDDGTNPDVAKKTVEKQINAKVSVIIGAGASSISRAVLPAVVKAGVVLFSPCNTDAGLSTVDDKGLYFRTAPSDILQGRALADVILRDGPHKVAIVARNDSYGTGLQGNVKSELERAGFPTNSIELLTYEPPTPAAPDIDFTTGANQIKTNSPDGVLVIGFGESAQIIKALAKAGVEIHH, translated from the coding sequence ATGCTCGTCTCCCGCGGAGCGCGTCACATGGCCATCGCCGTGTGCGCCGCGCTCGTGCTGGCCAGCGCCGCGTGTGGCAAAGATGCCCCACCGCCGGACACCGCCGACTCGGCCGGCACCCCGGCCCGGCTCTACGGCACCGACGGAAACATGATCAATACGTTCGGCGACGAGTTCAAGGATCAGGCGGGCATGCTCGCCGGGATGAAGGGGACAACTCCCCTCGCCCCGCTGTCCGAAGACTTCAAGGCGCGCATCAAGGCGCTTCGCCCCGAGCTCACCGACTACACCTACGCCGGCGAGACCTACGACGCGATCGTGATCAGCGCGCTCGCGGCGCAGCAGGCGGGCTCGATCGATCCGACCAAGATCGCCAACCAGATCAACTCGGTGACCACCGGCGGCACGGAATGCGAGACGGTGCCGGCCTGCCTGGCGCTCGCCCGCGACGGAGCCGACCTGCAATACCGCGGCGTCTCGCTGAAGCGCGGCGGGTTCACCGACGCCGGCGAGCCGTCGACCGCAAGCTACGCGACGCTGCACTTCGGCTCGGGCGACCGACTCGACGACAGCAAGACGGAATACGTCGGTGCCGGCGACGAGTCGACAACCTCGACGAAGAAGCCGCCCAAGACGTCGGCCGCTCCGGACAAGATCGACCCGCTCAAGATCGGCGGCCTGCTGCCGGAGACCGGCGACCTCGCGCTGGCCTACCCGCCGATGGAGGCGGCCGCCGCGCTCGCGATCCAGGAGCTCAACGCTGCCGGCGGCGTGTTCGGGCAAGACGTCGTGTGGGTGCCCGGCGACGACGGCACCAACCCCGACGTCGCCAAGAAGACCGTGGAAAAGCAGATCAACGCCAAGGTCAGCGTGATCATCGGCGCCGGTGCGTCGAGCATCTCGCGCGCGGTGCTGCCCGCCGTGGTCAAGGCCGGCGTCGTGCTCTTCTCGCCGTGCAACACCGACGCCGGGCTGAGCACGGTCGACGACAAGGGCCTCTACTTCCGCACCGCGCCCTCCGACATCCTCCAGGGCCGCGCGCTGGCCGACGTGATCCTGCGCGACGGGCCACACAAGGTCGCGATCGTGGCGCGCAACGACTCCTACGGCACGGGCCTGCAAGGCAACGTGAAGTCCGAACTGGAGCGGGCCGGCTTCCCGACCAACAGCATCGAGTTGCTGACCTACGAGCCGCCGACCCCGGCCGCGCCCGACATCGACTTCACCACCGGGGCCAACCAGATCAAGACCAACAGCCCCGACGGCGTGCTGGTCATCGGCTTCGGCGAGTCGGCCCAGATCATCAAGGCGCTCGCGAAGGCCGGCGTGGAGATCCACCACTAG
- a CDS encoding phytoene/squalene synthase family protein yields the protein MEQNLTASYESCRELHRHHGRTYYLATRLLPAWKRRHVHALYGFTRYADEIVDRTDDLNARERAAALERWSASFLAGLHGAPVDDPLLPAVLHTIAVFDLDRTDFASFLRSMAMDLTVTTYPTYADLLDYMEGSAAVIGTMMLPILGSSDFAAAREPARQLGLAFQLTNFIRDVGEDLDRGRTYLPDEDLDRFGVTRADLAGAVTRRAATPKIKSLIAYEVERARAHYTAAAPGVAMLAPGSRACIRAAYTLYGGILDEVVAADYDVFVRRATVPNRRRAAVAARALLAGRGTPIVVPPTNVRAVAARAVEAA from the coding sequence ATGGAGCAGAACCTGACTGCGTCCTACGAGAGCTGCCGTGAGCTGCACAGACACCACGGCCGCACCTACTATCTCGCGACCCGGCTGCTGCCCGCATGGAAACGACGCCATGTTCACGCCCTCTACGGCTTCACCCGCTACGCCGACGAGATCGTCGACCGCACCGACGACCTGAACGCGCGGGAGCGGGCGGCCGCGCTCGAGCGGTGGTCGGCGAGCTTCCTGGCCGGCCTGCACGGCGCACCGGTCGACGACCCGCTGCTGCCCGCTGTGCTGCACACGATCGCGGTCTTCGACCTCGACCGCACCGACTTCGCCAGCTTCCTGCGCAGCATGGCCATGGACCTCACCGTCACCACCTACCCCACCTATGCCGACCTGCTCGACTACATGGAGGGCTCGGCGGCGGTCATCGGCACCATGATGTTGCCGATCCTGGGCAGTTCCGACTTCGCCGCCGCGCGCGAGCCGGCCCGCCAACTCGGCCTCGCCTTCCAGCTCACCAACTTCATCCGCGACGTCGGCGAAGACCTCGACCGCGGCCGCACCTACCTGCCCGACGAGGATCTCGACCGGTTCGGCGTGACCCGGGCCGACCTGGCCGGAGCGGTCACCCGTCGCGCCGCGACACCAAAGATCAAGAGCCTCATCGCGTACGAGGTGGAGCGCGCTCGGGCGCACTACACCGCCGCCGCCCCTGGTGTGGCGATGCTCGCGCCCGGCTCGCGGGCCTGCATCCGGGCGGCCTACACGCTCTACGGCGGGATCCTCGACGAGGTCGTCGCCGCCGACTACGACGTGTTCGTCCGCCGGGCCACCGTGCCCAACCGTCGCCGCGCCGCCGTCGCCGCGCGCGCACTCCTCGCCGGTCGCGGCACCCCGATCGTGGTGCCGCCGACCAACGTGCGGGCGGTGGCGGCGCGGGCCGTCGAGGCGGCCTGA
- a CDS encoding DUF2786 domain-containing protein, producing MLDKVRKLLAKAEDPACSPAEAQALTAKATELIAKYGVDQALLAARDPARDPVVDRLIEVPSPYATDKAGLLVGVAIPLRCRTVRLTRAGSVAVHLFGFDSDVTRADLLYTSLLVQAAHGLAAATVPAGQHPAAFRRSWLAGFAAAVTTRLREAESAASSSVPSMDLVLADRSGVVERKRDEAYPTARLARPRRLTGDGGASGFAAGTTADLGGGAHVAGGTRTALA from the coding sequence GTGCTTGACAAGGTGCGAAAGCTGCTGGCCAAGGCCGAAGACCCGGCGTGCTCCCCGGCCGAGGCGCAGGCGCTGACCGCCAAGGCGACCGAGCTGATCGCCAAATACGGTGTCGACCAGGCACTGCTCGCCGCTCGCGACCCGGCCCGCGACCCGGTGGTCGACCGGCTGATCGAGGTGCCGTCGCCGTACGCCACCGACAAGGCCGGCCTCCTGGTCGGTGTAGCCATCCCGTTGCGCTGCCGCACGGTCCGGCTCACCCGGGCGGGCTCGGTCGCCGTCCACCTGTTCGGCTTCGACAGCGACGTGACCCGGGCAGACCTGCTCTACACGTCGCTGTTGGTGCAGGCGGCGCACGGTCTGGCCGCGGCCACGGTGCCGGCCGGTCAGCACCCGGCCGCGTTCCGCCGTTCCTGGCTGGCCGGCTTCGCGGCCGCGGTGACCACCCGGCTCCGCGAGGCCGAGTCGGCGGCGTCGTCCAGCGTGCCGTCGATGGACCTGGTGCTGGCCGACCGCTCCGGCGTAGTGGAACGCAAGCGCGACGAGGCCTACCCCACCGCGCGCCTGGCCCGCCCGCGCCGGCTCACCGGCGACGGCGGCGCGTCCGGCTTCGCGGCCGGCACGACGGCCGACCTGGGCGGCGGGGCGCACGTCGCGGGGGGCACCAGGACCGCGCTGGCGTGA
- the crtI gene encoding phytoene desaturase family protein, producing the protein MRTVTGPTDRVVVVGAGLGGLAAALHLAGAGRQVTIVEREAVPGGRAGRLSLDGYEFDTGPTVLTMPDLIAEALAAVGEELGDWLELIPLDPAYRAHYPDGSTLDVITDTVRMAGEISRVCGPREADGYLRFVEFARELWRLERDDFIARNFDAPTDLLTGNLLRLFANGAFRRLQTKVNQFFRDPRTRRIFSFQAMYAGLAPEDALAIYAVIAYLDSVAGVFYPRGGIHAVPRALAGAAEKHGVQIRYDCAVTRVETSGGRAVAVHTATGERIPADVVVLNPDLPVASEQLLGEPQRPLRYSPSAVVLHIGSSQGYERIAHHNIHFGRAWRRTFAEIIDRGELMSDPSLLVTNPSRTEPTVAPAGRHSYYVLAPVPNLDRAPLDWRGPLGRRYADDLMATLERRGYHGFAAGVEVSRVVTPADWAAAGMAAGTPFAAAHSLFQTGPFRPGNLHRSLSNVVFVGSGTQPGVGVPMVLISGKLAASRIVGGLT; encoded by the coding sequence ATGCGAACCGTGACCGGACCGACCGACCGCGTCGTCGTGGTCGGCGCGGGCCTCGGCGGGCTGGCCGCTGCCCTGCACCTGGCCGGGGCGGGGCGCCAGGTGACCATCGTCGAGCGCGAGGCGGTCCCCGGCGGGCGCGCCGGCCGGCTCAGCCTCGACGGCTACGAGTTCGACACCGGCCCCACCGTGCTCACCATGCCCGACCTGATCGCCGAGGCGCTGGCCGCGGTCGGTGAGGAGCTCGGCGACTGGCTCGAGCTGATCCCGCTCGACCCGGCCTACCGGGCCCACTACCCCGACGGCTCGACCCTCGACGTGATCACCGACACCGTGCGGATGGCCGGCGAGATCTCCCGCGTCTGCGGCCCCCGCGAGGCCGATGGCTATCTGCGGTTTGTCGAGTTCGCCCGTGAGCTGTGGCGGCTCGAGCGCGACGACTTCATCGCGCGCAACTTCGACGCGCCCACCGATCTGCTCACCGGCAACCTGCTGCGGCTGTTCGCCAACGGCGCGTTCCGCCGGCTACAGACCAAGGTCAACCAGTTCTTCCGCGATCCGCGTACCCGCAGAATCTTCTCTTTCCAGGCCATGTATGCCGGCCTCGCGCCGGAGGACGCGCTCGCGATCTACGCGGTCATCGCCTACCTCGACTCGGTCGCCGGGGTGTTCTACCCGCGCGGCGGCATCCACGCGGTGCCGCGCGCGCTCGCCGGCGCCGCCGAGAAGCACGGCGTGCAGATCCGCTACGACTGCGCGGTCACCCGGGTGGAGACGTCCGGCGGCCGGGCCGTCGCCGTGCACACCGCGACCGGCGAGCGGATCCCGGCCGACGTGGTCGTGCTCAACCCTGACCTGCCGGTCGCTTCCGAGCAGCTCCTCGGCGAGCCGCAGCGCCCGCTGCGCTACTCACCCTCCGCGGTGGTCCTGCACATCGGATCCAGCCAGGGGTACGAGCGGATCGCGCACCACAACATCCACTTCGGCCGGGCCTGGCGGCGCACGTTCGCCGAGATCATCGACCGGGGCGAGCTGATGTCGGACCCGTCGCTGCTGGTCACCAACCCCAGCCGCACCGAGCCCACAGTGGCACCGGCCGGCCGGCACAGCTACTACGTGCTCGCACCGGTGCCCAACCTCGACCGGGCGCCGCTCGACTGGCGCGGCCCGCTGGGCCGCCGCTACGCCGACGACCTCATGGCCACGCTCGAACGGCGCGGCTACCACGGGTTCGCGGCCGGCGTCGAAGTCTCCCGCGTGGTCACGCCCGCCGACTGGGCGGCCGCCGGAATGGCCGCGGGCACCCCGTTCGCGGCCGCGCACAGCCTCTTCCAGACCGGGCCGTTCCGCCCGGGCAACCTGCACCGCTCATTGTCCAATGTGGTTTTCGTCGGCTCCGGCACCCAGCCCGGCGTCGGCGTGCCGATGGTGCTCATCTCCGGCAAGCTCGCGGCTTCCCGGATCGTCGGAGGACTGACATGA
- the idi gene encoding isopentenyl-diphosphate Delta-isomerase, with the protein MTDSRERHLVELVDDDGLPIGSETVEVAHQRPGQLHRAFSVVLMDPDGRVLLQRRAAVKTRFPMRWANTCCGHPAPGEELAVSANRRLKEELGAAPVALSEIGVYVYYAEDPSTGRVEWEYDHVLLGRVSGDERLLPDPDEVAELDWVDPEVLPRAIRAEPTLYSPWLAGVINQVAAFQRSGAVGAAAVPADADGDAAERSGGR; encoded by the coding sequence ATGACCGACTCTCGCGAACGACACCTCGTCGAGCTCGTCGACGACGACGGCCTGCCGATCGGCAGCGAGACCGTCGAGGTGGCACACCAGCGCCCCGGTCAGTTGCACCGGGCGTTCTCGGTGGTGCTGATGGATCCCGATGGGCGGGTCCTGCTCCAACGCCGGGCGGCGGTGAAGACGCGCTTCCCGATGCGCTGGGCCAACACCTGCTGTGGCCACCCCGCACCGGGCGAGGAACTCGCCGTCTCCGCCAACCGGCGGCTCAAGGAGGAACTCGGCGCCGCACCGGTCGCGCTCTCGGAGATCGGCGTCTACGTCTACTACGCCGAGGACCCGTCGACGGGGCGGGTCGAGTGGGAATACGACCACGTGCTGCTCGGCCGCGTGTCCGGCGACGAGCGGCTGCTGCCCGACCCCGACGAGGTCGCCGAGCTCGACTGGGTCGACCCCGAGGTGCTGCCGCGCGCGATCCGCGCCGAACCCACCCTCTACTCACCCTGGTTGGCGGGGGTGATCAACCAGGTCGCCGCGTTCCAGCGGTCCGGCGCCGTGGGCGCCGCCGCGGTCCCGGCAGACGCCGACGGCGACGCGGCGGAGCGGTCGGGTGGCCGATGA
- the selA gene encoding L-seryl-tRNA(Sec) selenium transferase gives MTDPRRATPRVDAVLADPRLVAAAERLGPGLVRAAVARALDQVRSGRLPAEAAADVAVATLPASAAGLRRVLNATGVIVHTNLGRSALSPAAVAAVTDAAGYTDVEFDLSSGVRAKRGTEVLGALRAAVPGAEAVHVVNNNAAALALTVFALAAGREVVVSRGELIEIGDGFRIPELLTAAGAVLREVGTTNRTRLADYAEAIGPETALVMRLHPSNYRVSGFTAAPTLAELVSLDVPVVYDIGSGLLAPEPLLPDEPDAASALAAGAALVTASADKLLGGPQAGLIFGRTDLVTRMARHPLARALRVDKLTLAALEATVSGPLPPTTVSLRTPVAALRDRAQRLSAVLAEAGIDVEVVDTGSTVGGGGAPGVVLPSVGLSLPTGYAALLRQGDPPVVGRVSAGRCLLDLRTVPPQADEDLLTALLSAAKQH, from the coding sequence ATGACCGATCCACGCCGCGCGACGCCGCGGGTCGACGCGGTCCTCGCCGACCCACGCCTGGTCGCCGCCGCCGAGCGGCTCGGCCCCGGTCTCGTCCGCGCGGCCGTCGCCCGGGCGCTCGACCAGGTGCGCTCCGGCCGGCTGCCGGCCGAGGCCGCCGCCGATGTCGCGGTCGCCACCCTGCCCGCCTCAGCCGCTGGGCTGCGCCGGGTGCTCAACGCCACCGGTGTCATCGTGCACACCAACCTCGGCCGTTCCGCCCTGTCGCCGGCCGCGGTCGCCGCGGTCACCGACGCCGCCGGCTACACCGACGTCGAATTCGACCTCTCATCCGGTGTACGCGCCAAACGCGGCACCGAGGTCCTCGGCGCGCTGCGGGCCGCGGTGCCCGGCGCCGAGGCGGTGCACGTCGTCAACAACAACGCGGCCGCGCTCGCGCTGACCGTGTTCGCCCTCGCCGCCGGACGGGAGGTCGTGGTCAGCCGGGGCGAGCTGATCGAGATCGGCGACGGGTTCCGGATCCCCGAGTTGCTCACCGCGGCGGGTGCCGTGCTCCGCGAGGTCGGCACCACCAACCGGACCCGGCTCGCCGACTACGCCGAGGCGATCGGCCCCGAGACGGCGCTGGTGATGCGGCTGCACCCGTCCAACTACCGGGTCAGCGGCTTCACCGCGGCGCCCACCCTGGCAGAACTGGTGTCCCTGGACGTGCCGGTGGTCTACGACATCGGCTCGGGCCTCCTGGCGCCCGAGCCGCTGCTGCCCGACGAGCCCGACGCCGCCTCGGCGTTGGCCGCGGGCGCGGCACTGGTCACCGCGAGCGCCGACAAGCTGCTCGGCGGCCCGCAGGCCGGTCTGATCTTCGGCCGCACCGACCTGGTCACCCGGATGGCCCGGCACCCGCTGGCGCGCGCGCTGCGGGTCGACAAGCTGACGCTGGCCGCTCTCGAGGCCACGGTCTCGGGGCCGCTGCCGCCGACGACGGTGTCGCTGCGGACTCCGGTGGCGGCGCTGCGCGACCGGGCGCAACGGCTGTCGGCGGTGTTGGCCGAGGCGGGTATCGACGTCGAGGTGGTCGACACCGGTTCGACGGTGGGCGGCGGGGGTGCGCCGGGAGTGGTGCTGCCGAGCGTCGGTCTGAGCCTGCCGACCGGTTACGCGGCGCTGCTCCGCCAGGGCGACCCGCCGGTGGTCGGCCGCGTCTCCGCCGGGCGCTGTCTGCTCGACCTGCGCACGGTCCCGCCACAGGCCGACGAGGATCTGCTGACCGCGCTGCTGTCAGCGGCCAAACAGCACTAA
- a CDS encoding MerR family transcriptional regulator, translating into MADDGLSAGAVARRLGVAVTTLRTWHQRYGLGPSSHVPGHHRRYTAEDLSRLEVMRRLTGEGIAPAEAARWARYAPDVPPAEQQPARDGGGFAIPVGRAGPTARGLARAAIRLDVDAMREIMARAVTDQGVVSAWDDVLRPVLAGIGERHMASKRLIEVEHLFSRTATEVFAAVPRPRGAEPPRILLACADEEQHSLPLEAMAAALAIDGVASRLLGARVPSVALADAVDRTGPDVVMIWSHTPDTADPAQLVALQDAPRRPVLILAGGPGWSVDSLPTGVVAPTSLAEALQLAQTWARRSLG; encoded by the coding sequence GTGGCCGATGACGGCCTGAGCGCCGGGGCTGTCGCGCGCCGCCTCGGTGTCGCGGTCACGACGCTGCGCACCTGGCACCAGCGCTACGGGCTGGGGCCGAGCAGCCACGTGCCCGGCCACCACCGCCGTTACACGGCCGAGGACCTGTCCCGGCTGGAGGTGATGCGCCGGCTCACCGGCGAGGGCATCGCACCGGCCGAAGCGGCCCGGTGGGCCCGCTACGCACCCGACGTCCCGCCGGCCGAGCAGCAGCCGGCCCGCGACGGTGGCGGCTTCGCGATCCCGGTCGGCCGCGCCGGGCCGACCGCGCGCGGCCTGGCCCGGGCCGCGATCCGGCTCGACGTCGACGCGATGCGCGAGATCATGGCGCGGGCCGTCACCGACCAGGGCGTCGTGTCGGCGTGGGACGACGTGCTGCGCCCGGTGCTGGCCGGGATCGGCGAGCGACACATGGCGTCCAAGCGGCTGATCGAGGTCGAGCACCTGTTCTCCCGCACCGCGACCGAGGTGTTCGCCGCCGTACCCCGCCCCCGCGGCGCGGAACCGCCCCGGATCCTGCTCGCCTGCGCCGACGAGGAGCAGCACAGCCTGCCGCTGGAGGCGATGGCCGCCGCGCTGGCGATCGACGGCGTCGCGAGCCGGCTGCTCGGCGCCCGGGTGCCGTCCGTGGCGCTGGCCGACGCGGTCGACCGCACCGGCCCCGACGTCGTGATGATCTGGTCGCACACGCCCGACACCGCCGACCCGGCACAGCTCGTGGCGCTCCAGGACGCGCCGCGTCGCCCGGTGCTGATCCTCGCCGGCGGTCCAGGTTGGTCGGTCGACAGCCTGCCCACCGGCGTGGTCGCGCCGACAAGCCTCGCCGAGGCGCTCCAGCTCGCCCAAACGTGGGCGCGAAGGTCTCTCGGATAG
- a CDS encoding hotdog fold thioesterase produces the protein MGIVLTEMTPERVVGTMPVDGNTQPYGLLHGGASCVLAETLGSVAAVLHGHTVGRGLALGVDINATHHKAVRTGTVTGVATPAHRGRGTATYEIVITDEAGDRVCTARLTCLLRAPS, from the coding sequence ATGGGCATCGTCCTGACCGAGATGACCCCGGAGCGCGTGGTCGGCACGATGCCGGTCGACGGCAACACGCAGCCATACGGCCTGCTGCACGGCGGCGCGTCATGCGTGCTGGCCGAGACGCTCGGCTCGGTCGCCGCCGTCCTGCACGGGCACACCGTCGGCCGCGGGCTCGCCTTGGGCGTCGACATCAATGCCACCCACCACAAGGCGGTACGCACGGGTACGGTCACCGGTGTCGCGACGCCGGCCCACCGCGGGCGGGGCACCGCCACCTACGAGATCGTGATCACCGACGAGGCCGGCGACCGGGTCTGCACCGCCCGGCTGACCTGCCTGCTCCGCGCGCCGAGCTGA